One Isoptericola dokdonensis DS-3 genomic window, GTCGTGTGCGCCCTGGCCACCTGGGCGGCCGGCAGCGACCCGGGCCCCGCCTGGCTGCTGTCGGCGACGTTCACCGCCAACGGGTGGATGTTCGCGGCCGTGGCGGCGGTGGCCGCCCAGCTCGGGTCGGAGGCGCGCACGGCGAGCGGCCTCGCCGTCGCCGTCGCGGGGAGCCTGTTCCTGGTGCGCGGCTACCTCGACTCCGTCGAGGCGGCCGGCTGGACGACCTGGCTGACGCCGCAGGGCTGGATGCAGCGGACCGCGCCCTCGATCGACGACGACTGGTGGCCGCTCCTGCCGGCGGTCGCCCTGACCGCCGTGCTGCTGGTCGTGGCGTTCGCCCTGCAGGCGCGGCGCGACTTCGGGCAGGGCGCCCTCGCACCCCGGCCCGGCCCGGCCCACGGCGCAGTACGGTCCGTGGGCGCGCTCGCGTGGCGCCTCGGTCGCGCCTCCCTGGTCGCGTGGACGGTCGCCTTCACGTTCCTCGGCGTGGTGTTCGGCTCGCTGGCGAGCTCGGTGCCCGACCTGCTCGCCGAGGACTCGGGCGTGGCGCAGGTCCTCGCCGCCGGCGCCACCACCCCCGACCAGCTCGTCGGCGAGTTCCTGGTGACGATCCTGTCGCTCCTGGGGATCATCGCCGCGGTGTCGGGCGTGCAGGTCATGCTGCGGGTGCGGGCCGAGGAGCTCGACGACCGGGTGGAACCGCTCCTCGCGGGCGCCGTGGCGCGCACCCGCTTCTACGCGGCGCACGTGCTGCGAGCGCTGGCGGGGCCGACCCTGGCGATGCTCGTCGGCGGCACCGTGGTCGCGCTGCTCGCGGGCGACGCCGGCCTCGGTGTCACCGTCGGTGACGTGCTGCTCCAGGCCGTGGTCATCGTCCCCGCGGTGTGGACGGTGGTGGGGGTCTCGGTAGCCGTCGTCGGCGCCCGGCCGCGGGTCACGGTCGCGGCGTGGGCGGGCGTGCTGGTCTCGTTCGCGCTCACGCTGCTCGGCCCGACGTTCGGCCTGGACGACTGGGCACTGGGGATCAGCCCGTTCTGGCACGTCCCGCACGTCACGGCGGCCGACGTCGACTGGTCCGGGCTCGGCTGGGTCTCGCTGTTCACGGCCGGCTTCGTCGCGATCGGGCTCGCCGGGTTCCGGCACCGCGACCTGGCGCGCTGACCCCGGACGGCACGTCGCCCCCGACCGTCGGACGGTCGGGGGCGACGAGCCGTTCCCGGCAGGGTCGGGATCCGGGCTACCGCCGCCGCGAGGAGCCCGCCACGAGGGACACCCCGACGGCGGCGAGGCCGATCTGCAGGGCGAGCTCGATCCAGTCGATCCCGCCGGTGTCCCGCACCCCGATGAGGCTCGCGAGCCACGTGCCGATCAGGGCGGCGACGATCCCGACGAGGATCGTGGCGATGATCGAGATGTTCTGCCGACCGCGCAGCACGAGCCTGCCGAGCGCCCCGATGACGGCGCCGATGATGATCGCGGTGATGATGCCGCTGACGGTCATGATGCTCCTTGTCGTCCGGTTCGTCCGAGGTGTCCGAACCTAGCCCCGGTGCGGACCCGCCGCGACCGGGACGCCGGACGTCCCGGCCGCGAAGGGCTCAGCGGGTGCTCGACACCTCGGCCAGGAACCGCGACGACCGCTCGCGCAGGCCGTCGATGCGTCCCTGGACGAACGCCGCCCGACGCTCCGGGTCGCTGCCGACCTCGAACGCCAGGGGGCGACGCCGCACGTTGCGCGAGCACCCGAAGTCGGTGCAGACGAGAGTGCCGACGGAGTTGCCGGCCTTGCCCGACGCCCCGGCGCGGCGGGCGACGTACAGCGACACGTCGGCGTCGTCGACGACGTCCTCGCACCAGGCGCACATGCCCTTGCGGCCGCGGCCGGACTTCGCGTCGGCGGCGCGCAGCAGGATGCCGACGACCTCGCCGTCGACCTCGGCCACGACGTACGCGGCCAGCGGCGCCTTGCGGTCGATCCAGCCCAGGTAGTCGAGGCGGTCCCAGTCGACGTCCGCGAGGTCGGGCAGGGTCGCCTGCTTCGCCTCGCGCTGGGAGGCGTTGACGAAGGACGCGCGGATCTGCTTCTCGGTCAGAGGGTTCACGAGGGTCTCCCGGTGTTCGGGGGCCGTCGGGTGCGCAGCGGCGCACAGGAGCACGACGGCGGGGGGGTGGGTGGGCAGCACGGTGCGGCGCCGACCGGCCTCCAGGGTCAGACGGCGCGCGGGCGCGCGAGGGCCGAGCAGGCCGCGCGGGCCACCCCGCCTTCCGCGATGCTGCGCATCGACCCTCCTCGTCTCGGTGGGCCGCGATCACGACCCGCCGTCCATGGTACGCCCGGGCACTCAGTCCTGGGTGCGGCGGCGTCGGACCGCCCCCAGCAGCACCGCGCCGGTCACCAGGAGCAGCACGGCGACCGCGACGACCGCCGCCACGTCGGCACCCGTCCACGGCAGCGGGTCACCGCCGGGCACCGTCGGGCTCGGGGCCGGCGCGGCAGTGGGCGTGCCGCCGTCCGTCGGCGTCGGTGCGGGCGTCGGGGACGGCGTGGGCGTGGGGGAGGTCGTCGGCACCGGCGACGGCGTCGGCGGGACGACGACGGTCTGCGCCGAGCACGCCGGTGCGAGCGACGGGGCGGCCCCCGGCTCGGCGACCGCCGCGGAGCTCGGCACGGCGGAGCAGCTCGACTCGGCCGGACCGGTCACGGTGTTGACCAGGGTGGTCTCCGTGTCCAGGGCCTCGTCCACCGTGACGGAGAACGTGAGCGTCGCGGACTCCCCCGGCGCCAGGACGCCGGTCCACACCAGGTCCGGCAGCGCCGAGTCGTCGACGGTGCCCGATGTCGCCGCGGCGTCACCGTCGTAGGTCGCGCCGGTCAGCACGTCGGTGAGGTCGTCGACGACGACCGCCGGGCGGTCCGGCCCGTAGCCGACGGTCCCGTCGTTGGTCACCGTGACGGTGTAGGTCAGCGTGTCCCCCGGCGCGGCCTGCGCGACGTCCACCGACTTGGCGACGTCGAGCGAGCGCGGCGGGATCGTCACCGAGCAGCCGTCCTCCGTCCCGGTGGCACAGCTCGACTCCGCCGGGCCGGTCACGACGTTCTCGGCGACACCGTCCCCCGAGCCCGCCGGGCCCGTCGTCACCGTGTAGGCGATCGTCGCGGTCTCGCCCACCGCCAGCGGCCCGGACCACGTCAGGGTCGGCAGCGCCGAGTCGTCCACCGTCCCGACGTCGGCCGTGGCGTCCCCGGCGTAGGTGGCGTCGTCGAGCAGGTCGGACATGTCGTCCGTCACCGTCGCCGGGTCGGCGTCCGTGTACGGCACCTGTCCCGAGTTGGTCACCGTGATCGTGTACGCGACGTCCTCGCCCGGCACGAGCGCGTCGTCCGGAGTCGCGGACTTGAGGATCGTCAGCCCGCTGACCGGCGTGCTCGTCGAGCAGCCGCCCTCGGTGCCGTCGGTGCAGGTCGACTCCGGCGGGCCCGTGATCACGTTGTCCAGCGAGTGGTCGCCCGTCACCGGGTCGGCCACCGTCACCGAGTACGTGACCGTCGCGACGTCACCGGGCGCGAGCGCGCCCCGCCACTGCAGCGCCGGCGAGGCGAACTGGGTCGCCCCGGTGCTCGGGTCGGCGTCCCCGTCGTACGTCGCGTCGTCCAGCACCCCGGACAGGTCGTCGGTGAACCACGCCGGGTCGGCGCCGTCGTACGCCACCCGTCCGACGTTCTCCACCGTCACCGTGTACGTCACCGTGCCGCCCGGTGCGACGGACGCCGGCTCGGCCTCCTTGGTCACGGCGAGGGCCCGGACGGGGGTGGACGTGGCGCACCCGGCGGGCACCGGGTCCGCCCCGGCGTCGCAGGTGCCCTCGACCGGGCCGGTCACCGTGTTGTCCAGCACCCCGTCCCCCGTGAGCGGGTCGGCCACCGTCACCGAGTACGTGATCGTCGCGACCTCGCCCGGTGCCAGCGCCCCGCTCCACACCAGCGCGGGGAACGCGCCGTCGTCCACGGTGCCGACGTCGGCCGTCGCGTCGCCCGCGTAGGCCGCGTCGTCGGCGACCCCCGCCGCGTCGTCCGTGACGGTGGCCGGCGACCCCGCCGTGTACGGGACGTCGCCGGTGTTCTCCACGACGATCGTGTAGGTGACGGTCCCGCCCGGGAGCACCTCGGCCACGTCCGCCGACTTCGTGATCTCCAGCGCGCGCGGCGGGATCGTGACCGAGCAGCCCTCCTCGGTGCCGTCCAGGCAGTTCGACGCCGGCGGCCCCGTCACCGTGTTCAACGCCGTGCCGTCCCCCGTGCCCGGGTCGTCGACCGTCACCGAGTACGTGATCGTGGCCGTCTCGCCGACCGCCAGGGCCCCCGACCACGTGAGCGTCGGCAGCGCCGAGTCGTCCACCGTGCCGACGTCGGCGCTCGCGTCGTCGCCGTACGTCGCGTCGTCGACCACCGCCGACAGGTCGTCCGTCACCGTGGCCGGGGCGCCCGTCGGGTAGTCGACCTCGCCGGAGTTCGTCACCGTCACCGTGTAGACGATCTGCTCCCCCGGGACCAGGTCCTGGTCGGGCGTGGCGGACTTGAGGATCGTCAGCTCCCGGACGGGCGTGCTCGTCGAGCAGCCGTCCACCGCACCGGGCTCCACGCCCGAGCAGCTCGACTCGTCGGGCCCGGTCACCACGTTGTCCAGCAGGTGGTCGCCCGTCACCGGGTCGTCCACCGTCACCGAGTACGTGACCGTCGCGACCTCCCCCGGGTCGAGGGTGCCCGTCCAGGTCAGGGTGGGCAGCGCGGAGTCGTCGACCGACCCCGTGTCGGCCGTCGCGTCGCCGTCGTACGTCGCGTCGTCGAGCACGCCGGACAGGTCGTCGTCGAACGTCGCGGGCGCGACCACCGTGTAGGGCGCCTGCCCCGTGTTCTCGACCGTCACCGTGTACCCGACGACGCCGCCGGGCAGCGTCTCCGCCGGGTCCGCGACCTTGACGATCTCCAGCGACCGCACCCGCGTCGTCGTCGTGCAGCCCTCCTCCGTGCCGTCCACGCACGTGGACTCCACGGGTCCGGTGACGACGTTGGTGAGCACGCCGTCGCCCGTCACCGGGTCGTCGACCGTCACCGAGTACGTGACCGTCGCGGTCTCGCCGACGTCCAGCGCGCCGGACCAGGTCAGGGCCGGCAGCGCCGAGTCGTCGACCGACCCGACGTCCGCCGCCGCGTCGCCGTCGTACGTCGCGTCGTCGAGCACCTCGGTGAGGTCGTCGGTGAACGCCGCCGGGCTGCCCGCGGTGTACGGCACGTCCCCGGAGTTCGTCACGGTGACCGTGTAGGTGACCGTGTCGCCCGGGACCACCACGGTGGCGTCCGCCGTCTTGGTGACGGCGAGCCCGCTCGGCGGGATCACGACGAAGCAGCCGTCCTCCGTGCCGTCGACGCAGTTCGACTCCGGCGG contains:
- a CDS encoding ABC transporter permease, coding for MSRVVGVRPLLRASLRQEGRSFVPWILVVTALSVTSILVFPSVFPTLASRQALATTIGANPALSLVFGAPGDLTTAEGFNTWRALALGGFLAALMAIFTVVRASRGQEDSGQAELLASGVMSRSTRLVVAVAMALIASVALGVVCALATWAAGSDPGPAWLLSATFTANGWMFAAVAAVAAQLGSEARTASGLAVAVAGSLFLVRGYLDSVEAAGWTTWLTPQGWMQRTAPSIDDDWWPLLPAVALTAVLLVVAFALQARRDFGQGALAPRPGPAHGAVRSVGALAWRLGRASLVAWTVAFTFLGVVFGSLASSVPDLLAEDSGVAQVLAAGATTPDQLVGEFLVTILSLLGIIAAVSGVQVMLRVRAEELDDRVEPLLAGAVARTRFYAAHVLRALAGPTLAMLVGGTVVALLAGDAGLGVTVGDVLLQAVVIVPAVWTVVGVSVAVVGARPRVTVAAWAGVLVSFALTLLGPTFGLDDWALGISPFWHVPHVTAADVDWSGLGWVSLFTAGFVAIGLAGFRHRDLAR
- a CDS encoding GlsB/YeaQ/YmgE family stress response membrane protein, with the protein product MTVSGIITAIIIGAVIGALGRLVLRGRQNISIIATILVGIVAALIGTWLASLIGVRDTGGIDWIELALQIGLAAVGVSLVAGSSRRR
- a CDS encoding FBP domain-containing protein, whose product is MNPLTEKQIRASFVNASQREAKQATLPDLADVDWDRLDYLGWIDRKAPLAAYVVAEVDGEVVGILLRAADAKSGRGRKGMCAWCEDVVDDADVSLYVARRAGASGKAGNSVGTLVCTDFGCSRNVRRRPLAFEVGSDPERRAAFVQGRIDGLRERSSRFLAEVSSTR
- a CDS encoding DUF11 domain-containing protein — its product is MNRGTTTRRRSRTVARRAGTRRTVAATTALTLALAGAVVTTGLTATAPPPAAAAPGDPGVPQPPVPLFSEDYENAGDGQNLLLPDYVGLQTTYTADPPWADRPNCNGFVIDATSTQLPEDCTNADSTIGTETPEASFDHLQGMTTAIGEHAGDPSPETNAAVAYYTSNAEPIASGLVVGASQTPITVPDERQVVLSADVAAMNCESSPSVLMFDLVDDAGNRFPITDQGLSPNFEPCGFPETTVTTPDGEEITVHVGTFTSSLFHTGVNVPPGSYTIEAENGVGVGQGNDFVIDNVWAEDVTNQLDKSFDPAVTPVGSTSTLTFTVTNTSELGPKPAYSFTDDLAPGLVVADPPNATDTCGQYFWGPVAGATTLSVNGPAFPEGFETCTFSVDVTSDTAAVYTNGPDDISALTGLAPPADATVEFTDDEPEAGLTITKTADVADAAPGDTVTYTVVVENSGEVAYTDDDPATFTDDLAGVLDDATFVAADADAGTVDTSALPTLTWSGALGVGETATVTAEVTVDDPPGGDGVLTNVVTGPGESTCVDGTEDGCSTSTPVRGLTITKSAEPDEALVPGEEIAYTITVANTGRYDYTADDPATISDDMSELLDDAAYEGDAAADVGTVDDSALPVITWSGPLAVGATATITYTVAVGEEGSGDGTAVNRVTGPPESNCVDGTEDGCFVVIPPSGLAVTKTADATVVVPGDTVTYTVTVTNSGDVPYTAGSPAAFTDDLTEVLDDATYDGDAAADVGSVDDSALPALTWSGALDVGETATVTYSVTVDDPVTGDGVLTNVVTGPVESTCVDGTEEGCTTTTRVRSLEIVKVADPAETLPGGVVGYTVTVENTGQAPYTVVAPATFDDDLSGVLDDATYDGDATADTGSVDDSALPTLTWTGTLDPGEVATVTYSVTVDDPVTGDHLLDNVVTGPDESSCSGVEPGAVDGCSTSTPVRELTILKSATPDQDLVPGEQIVYTVTVTNSGEVDYPTGAPATVTDDLSAVVDDATYGDDASADVGTVDDSALPTLTWSGALAVGETATITYSVTVDDPGTGDGTALNTVTGPPASNCLDGTEEGCSVTIPPRALEITKSADVAEVLPGGTVTYTIVVENTGDVPYTAGSPATVTDDAAGVADDAAYAGDATADVGTVDDGAFPALVWSGALAPGEVATITYSVTVADPLTGDGVLDNTVTGPVEGTCDAGADPVPAGCATSTPVRALAVTKEAEPASVAPGGTVTYTVTVENVGRVAYDGADPAWFTDDLSGVLDDATYDGDADPSTGATQFASPALQWRGALAPGDVATVTYSVTVADPVTGDHSLDNVITGPPESTCTDGTEGGCSTSTPVSGLTILKSATPDDALVPGEDVAYTITVTNSGQVPYTDADPATVTDDMSDLLDDATYAGDATADVGTVDDSALPTLTWSGPLAVGETATIAYTVTTGPAGSGDGVAENVVTGPAESSCATGTEDGCSVTIPPRSLDVAKSVDVAQAAPGDTLTYTVTVTNDGTVGYGPDRPAVVVDDLTDVLTGATYDGDAAATSGTVDDSALPDLVWTGVLAPGESATLTFSVTVDEALDTETTLVNTVTGPAESSCSAVPSSAAVAEPGAAPSLAPACSAQTVVVPPTPSPVPTTSPTPTPSPTPAPTPTDGGTPTAAPAPSPTVPGGDPLPWTGADVAAVVAVAVLLLVTGAVLLGAVRRRRTQD